One stretch of Kogia breviceps isolate mKogBre1 chromosome 18, mKogBre1 haplotype 1, whole genome shotgun sequence DNA includes these proteins:
- the SYT3 gene encoding synaptotagmin-3, which produces MSGDYEDDLCRRALILVSDLCARVRDADTSDRCQEFNDLRIRGYPRGPDADISVSLLSVIVTFCGIVLLGVSLFVSWKLCWVPWRDKGGSAVGGGPLRKDLGPGVGLAGLVGGGGHHLGAGLGGHPLLGGPHHHAHTPHHAPFAELLEPGSLGGSDPPEPSYLDMDSYPEAAAAVVAAGVKPSQTSPELPSEGGAGSGLLLLPPSGGALPSAQSHQQVTSLAPTTRYPALPRPLTQQTLSSQPDPGSEERPPALPLPLPGGEEKAKLIGQIKPELYQGTGPGGRRGGGAPGSGEAGTGAPCGRISFALRYLYGSDQLVVRILQALDLPAKDSNGFSDPYVKIYLLPDRKKKFQTKVHRKTLNPVFNETFQFSVPLAELAQRKLHFSVYDFDRFSRHDLIGQVVLDNLLELAEQPPDRPLWRDIVEGGSEKADLGELNFSLCYLPTAGRLTVTIIKASNLKAMDLTGFSDPYVKASLISEGRRLKKRKTSIKKNTLNPTYNEALVFDVAPESVENVGLSIAVVDYDCIGHNEVIGVCRVGSDAADPHGREHWAEMLANPRKPVEHWHQLLEEKTLTSFTKGSKGLSEKENSE; this is translated from the exons ATGTCAGGAGACTACGAGGACGACCTCTGCCGTCGGGCACTCATCCTGGTCTCGGACCTCTGTGCGCGGGTCCGAGATGCCGACACCAGTGACAGGTGCCAAGAGTTCAACGACCTGCGAATCAGAGGCTATCCCCGGGGCCCCGATGCAG ACATCTCCGTGAGCCTGCTGTCGGTCATCGTGACGTTCTGTGGCATTGTCCTTCTGGGTGTCTCCCTCTTCGTGTCCTGGAAGCTGTGCTGGGTGCCCTGGAGGGACAAGGGAGGCTCAGCGGTGGGCGGTGGCCCCCTGCGCAAAGACCTGGGCCCTGGGGTCGGGCTGGCAGGCCTGGTGGGCGGCGGTGGGCACCACCTAGGGGCTGGCCTGGGTGGCCATCCGCTGCTGGGGGGCCCACACCACCATGCCCACACTCCCCACCATGCGCCCTTCGCTGAGCTGCTGGAGCCGGGCAGCCTAGGGGGGTCAGACCCCCCAGAGCCCTCCTACTTGGACATGGACTCGTATCCAGAGGCTGCAGCTGCTGTAGTAGCCGCTGGGGTCAAACCGAGCCAGACATCTCCGGAGCTGCCCTCTGAGGGCGGCGCAGGCTCCGGGCTGCTCCTGCTTCCCCCCAGCGGTGGGGCCTTGCCCAGCGCTCAGTCGCATCAGCAGGTCACAAGCCTGGCACCCACCACCAG GTACCCGGCCCTGCCCCGGCCCCTCACCCAGCAGACCCTGAGCTCCCAGCCGGATCCGGGCAGTGAGGAGCGGCCGCCCGCCCTACCCTTACCCTTACCAGGAGGTGAGGAAAAAGCCAAGCTCATCGGACAGATCAAGCCGGAGTTGTACCAGGGGACTGGGCCCGGAGgccggcggggcggcggggccccAGGTTCCGGCGAGGCCGGCACGGGTGCGCCCTGCGGCCGCATCAGCTTCGCCCTGAGGTACCTCTACGGCTCCGACCAGCTGGTGGTGCGGATCCTGCAGGCCTTGGACCTCCCGGCCAAGGACTCCAATGGCTTCTCAGACCCCTACGTCAAGATCTACCTGCTGCCTGACCGCAAGAAAAAGTTTCAGACCAAG GTACACAGGAAGACCCTGAACCCCGTGTTCAACGAGACATTTCAGTTCTCCGTGCCCCTGGCTGAGCTGGCCCAGCGCAAACTGCACTTCAGCGTCTATGACTTTGACCGCTTCTCCCGGCACGACCTCATCGGCCAGGTGGTTCTGGACAACCTCCTGGAGCTGGCTGAGCAGCCCCCCGACCGCCCGCTGTGGAGGGACATCGTGGAGGGTGGCTCG GAAAAGGCAGATCTTGGGGAGCTCAATTTCTCACTCTGCTACCTCCCCACGGCCGGGCGCCTCACCGTGACCATCATCAAAGCCTCTAACCTCAAAGCGATGGACCTCACTGGCTTCTCAG ACCCCTACGTGAAGGCCTCTCTGATCAGCGAGGGGCGGCGTCTGAAGAAGCGGAAAACCTCGATCAAGAAGAACACGCTGAACCCCACGTACAACGAGGCGCTGGTGTTCGACGTGGCCCCCGAGAGCGTGGAGAACGTGGGGCTGAGCATCGCGGTGGTGGACTATGATTG CATCGGACACAACGAGGTGATCGGCGTGTGCCGCGTGGGTTCCGACGCCGCCGACCCCCATGGCCGCGAGCACTGGGCCGAGATGCTGGCCAACCCGCGCAAGCCCGTGGAGCACTGGCACCAGCTGCTGGAG GAAAAGACTTTGACCAGCTTCACAAAAGGCAGCAAAGGATTGTCAGAGAAAGAGAACTCAGAGTGA